A region of uncultured Carboxylicivirga sp. DNA encodes the following proteins:
- a CDS encoding 1-deoxy-D-xylulose-5-phosphate reductoisomerase: MLKKIAILGSTGSIGRQTLEVIEQHPENFSVEILTANNSAELLIEQAIKFKPNTVVIGNKEKYKQVSDALIDHDIKIYAGEEAIAQVVEMNSVDIVLTAMVGFSGLLPTVNAIKAGKTIALANKETMVVAGDIITKLSHEYKVSILPVDSEHSAIFQCLVGEYHNPIEKIYLTASGGPFRGKNVEFLRKVTRCQALNHPNWSMGDKITIDSASLMNKGLEAIEARWLFGLRPEQIDIVVHPQSIVHSLVQFEDGSMKAQMGLPDMRLPIQYALSFPERLKVNFERFNFLDYPSLTFEKADIKVFRNLDLAFEAMKKGGNLPCILNAANEIAVDNFLKSKIGFVEMSDIIEKTMEQSTFIAAPTFDDYLNSNAEARELASEIIKKRK, from the coding sequence ATGTTAAAAAAGATAGCGATTCTTGGATCGACAGGATCCATTGGCAGGCAAACACTTGAGGTTATTGAACAACATCCCGAAAACTTTTCAGTTGAGATATTAACAGCCAATAACAGTGCAGAACTGCTAATTGAGCAAGCAATAAAATTTAAGCCTAACACTGTTGTAATTGGCAATAAAGAAAAATACAAGCAGGTCAGCGATGCTTTAATTGACCATGATATAAAAATTTACGCAGGCGAAGAAGCAATTGCCCAGGTGGTTGAGATGAACTCGGTTGATATTGTATTAACTGCCATGGTTGGGTTTTCAGGATTACTACCTACTGTAAATGCGATCAAAGCCGGAAAAACAATAGCTTTAGCAAATAAAGAAACCATGGTGGTGGCAGGTGATATTATCACCAAACTATCCCATGAATACAAAGTTAGCATCTTGCCGGTTGACTCAGAACATTCAGCCATTTTCCAATGTCTTGTTGGCGAATATCATAATCCAATAGAAAAGATTTATCTAACTGCCTCAGGTGGACCTTTCAGAGGAAAGAATGTTGAGTTCCTGAGGAAAGTAACGCGTTGTCAGGCATTGAATCATCCTAACTGGAGCATGGGCGATAAAATCACTATTGATAGTGCTTCGTTGATGAATAAAGGTTTGGAAGCCATTGAAGCAAGATGGTTATTTGGATTACGACCTGAACAAATTGACATTGTAGTACATCCTCAGTCCATCGTTCATTCTCTGGTCCAGTTCGAAGACGGATCTATGAAAGCTCAGATGGGATTGCCGGATATGCGCTTACCTATTCAGTATGCCTTATCTTTTCCTGAAAGACTAAAAGTTAACTTTGAGCGTTTTAACTTTTTAGATTATCCTTCATTAACTTTTGAAAAGGCTGACATAAAAGTTTTCCGAAATCTGGATCTTGCATTTGAAGCAATGAAAAAAGGCGGTAATCTGCCTTGTATTCTTAATGCAGCCAACGAAATTGCTGTCGATAACTTCTTAAAGAGTAAGATTGGTTTCGTTGAAATGTCGGATATTATTGAAAAAACAATGGAACAGTCAACATTTATAGCTGCTCCAACGTTTGATGATTACCTAAACTCAAATGCAGAAGCCCGGGAACTGGCTTCTGAAATAATCAAGAAGAGAAAATAA
- a CDS encoding radical SAM protein codes for MTIQWHLTDKCNYRCLHCYQEDYQDNGLSLESNIQILYRISSFIDELTQRNSNVKCHINFTGGEPFLYKYLMELMNTVVTQFHFSFGILSNGYLLPESQLKELQKLQPKFVQLSLEGGKEINDSIRGKGSFQNVQKAIKMYRKYDIPTILSFTANSKNYREYSKVVQFARKNKVKKVWTDRYLPNNDSDELELTTGQFRYLNASINDAKNSFLKGFVYNTHVSSSRALQFIESGGRPYKCSAGNTLLSVLPNGDLLPCRRLPIKLGNILKDDLLDIYYNHPVILKLRDSKQLDESCQQCLYKKDCFGGLKCLSYIKHHDFHTKDPNCYIK; via the coding sequence ATGACAATTCAGTGGCACCTCACAGATAAATGCAACTATCGATGTTTGCACTGTTATCAGGAAGATTATCAGGATAATGGATTGAGTCTTGAAAGTAATATCCAAATACTTTACAGGATCTCATCATTTATTGATGAATTGACCCAAAGGAATTCTAATGTTAAGTGTCATATAAATTTTACAGGAGGAGAACCGTTTTTATATAAATACCTAATGGAACTGATGAATACTGTAGTTACACAATTTCATTTTTCATTTGGTATTTTAAGTAATGGATATTTATTGCCCGAATCTCAGTTAAAGGAACTTCAGAAGTTGCAACCCAAATTCGTTCAGTTAAGTCTGGAAGGGGGCAAGGAAATAAATGATTCAATTAGAGGAAAAGGATCATTTCAGAACGTACAGAAGGCAATTAAAATGTATAGAAAGTATGACATTCCTACTATACTTTCGTTTACTGCCAATTCAAAAAATTATCGGGAGTATTCTAAGGTTGTACAGTTTGCCAGAAAAAATAAAGTAAAAAAAGTATGGACTGACCGATATTTACCCAATAATGACAGTGACGAGTTAGAACTTACTACAGGTCAATTCAGATATCTGAATGCAAGCATTAATGATGCAAAAAATAGTTTTTTAAAAGGTTTTGTTTATAATACTCATGTGAGTTCATCAAGAGCGCTTCAGTTTATAGAATCAGGTGGAAGGCCATATAAATGCTCAGCAGGCAATACACTGCTATCAGTATTGCCTAATGGCGATCTTTTACCATGCAGAAGACTTCCTATTAAATTGGGCAATATATTAAAAGATGATCTTTTGGACATTTATTACAATCATCCTGTTATTCTAAAATTACGGGATTCAAAACAATTGGATGAATCATGCCAGCAATGCCTTTATAAAAAAGATTGTTTTGGAGGTCTAAAATGTTTGTCATATATAAAACATCATGATTTTCACACAAAAGATCCCAATTGTTATATAAAATAA
- a CDS encoding TIGR04222 domain-containing membrane protein — MLDYLHNIKGPDFLLYFYIYGAIVLVLGWILTKIDNTSSMSIPDPSNFSYLELAYIRCGIKAVISVVLYEMWNKSHIEMNTKRKAIAFNRKEDVVADNRNELQKFIWDYLDDFKLYKNIVSDNSERFTEKLNLQIAKVKRAKIVTDEEMVLKNKNIAILTVILVLLPGIVKMLMGIQNDKPVFFLVLELLFFVILSWILFGKNKPHQTKMGKKLLTKAKQRYDWLKTKKDITSDEELIGVAIFGIAAFNMTNKGLFLPDTFDKNPSPWIWFGGCSGCGCSGGYSDGGGGCSSGCGSSCSGGCGGGCGGCGGD; from the coding sequence ATGTTGGATTATCTTCATAATATTAAAGGTCCCGACTTCTTACTTTATTTTTATATCTATGGGGCCATTGTACTAGTACTGGGATGGATATTAACAAAGATTGATAATACCAGTTCAATGTCGATTCCTGATCCGTCTAATTTTTCGTATCTGGAGCTTGCTTATATACGATGTGGAATTAAAGCTGTAATATCTGTCGTTCTTTATGAGATGTGGAATAAATCTCACATAGAAATGAATACGAAAAGAAAAGCAATTGCTTTTAATCGAAAAGAAGATGTAGTTGCAGACAATCGGAATGAATTGCAAAAATTTATTTGGGACTATCTGGATGACTTCAAATTATACAAAAATATAGTGAGTGATAATTCGGAGCGATTTACTGAAAAATTAAATTTACAGATAGCAAAGGTTAAGCGGGCTAAGATTGTTACCGATGAAGAAATGGTCTTAAAGAATAAGAACATAGCAATACTTACTGTTATTCTTGTATTGTTGCCTGGAATTGTAAAGATGCTGATGGGTATTCAAAATGATAAACCGGTTTTCTTCTTAGTGCTGGAGCTCTTATTTTTTGTGATTCTTTCGTGGATATTATTTGGCAAGAATAAGCCTCATCAAACAAAGATGGGTAAAAAGCTGTTGACGAAGGCAAAGCAGCGATATGATTGGTTAAAAACCAAAAAGGATATTACTTCTGATGAAGAATTAATTGGAGTGGCTATATTTGGAATAGCTGCATTTAATATGACAAATAAAGGGCTGTTTTTGCCGGATACATTCGATAAAAACCCTTCTCCGTGGATCTGGTTTGGTGGGTGCTCAGGTTGTGGATGCAGTGGAGGATATTCTGATGGAGGTGGCGGCTGTAGCAGTGGTTGTGGAAGTAGTTGTAGTGGTGGCTGTGGAGGCGGCTGCGGAGGATGTGGTGGTGATTAA
- the pdxA gene encoding 4-hydroxythreonine-4-phosphate dehydrogenase PdxA, whose amino-acid sequence MSENLIKVGITQGDINGIGYEVIFKTLADNRIFESFTPVIYGSSKVAAYHRKALNIPNFSLNSIKDIDEAHSKRINIINCLDDNIRVELGKSTTIGGEAAFNALELAVKDLKDGKIDVLVTAPINKKNIQSDSFNFPGHTEYLEQQAEGSKALMLMVSDIMKVGVVAGHIPLKDVPSKITKESILAKLRTLNETLTMDFSIRKPRIAVLGLNPHAGDQGVLGTEEQDIIIPALDEAKQEGIMALGPYPADGLFGSEQFKNFDAILAMYHDQGLAPFKALTFSKGVNYTAGLPFIRTSPDHGTAFDIAGQDKANFDSFRQAVYLAIDVCNNRRENKELRKNPLKTHDLSEFEGGE is encoded by the coding sequence ATGAGTGAAAACTTAATAAAAGTCGGTATAACCCAAGGCGATATTAACGGTATTGGTTATGAGGTTATTTTTAAAACACTGGCCGACAACCGTATATTCGAATCTTTTACACCCGTTATTTACGGATCTTCAAAAGTGGCAGCTTATCATCGTAAAGCTTTAAACATACCTAATTTCAGCTTAAACAGCATTAAAGACATTGATGAGGCTCATAGTAAACGAATTAACATTATCAATTGTCTTGATGATAACATTCGGGTTGAATTGGGAAAATCAACTACTATTGGTGGTGAAGCAGCCTTTAATGCATTGGAGTTAGCAGTAAAGGATTTGAAAGATGGAAAAATTGATGTACTTGTTACGGCTCCGATAAACAAAAAAAATATCCAATCCGATTCGTTTAATTTTCCAGGTCACACTGAATACTTAGAACAACAAGCAGAAGGCTCTAAGGCTTTGATGCTAATGGTTTCTGATATAATGAAAGTTGGAGTGGTTGCAGGTCATATACCACTAAAAGATGTACCTTCAAAAATTACGAAAGAATCGATCTTAGCCAAGCTTCGCACACTGAACGAAACATTAACAATGGATTTCTCCATTCGTAAACCTCGGATTGCTGTGCTCGGATTAAATCCTCATGCCGGTGATCAGGGTGTTTTGGGAACTGAAGAACAAGACATCATTATTCCTGCATTGGATGAAGCCAAACAAGAAGGCATCATGGCTCTTGGGCCATATCCAGCTGATGGTTTATTTGGAAGTGAGCAATTCAAAAATTTTGATGCAATACTGGCAATGTACCACGATCAGGGTCTTGCCCCATTTAAAGCACTTACTTTTTCTAAAGGGGTGAACTATACAGCTGGACTGCCATTCATTCGCACTTCACCTGATCATGGTACTGCATTTGATATTGCAGGACAGGATAAAGCAAATTTTGACTCATTCCGCCAGGCTGTTTATTTGGCAATAGATGTTTGTAATAACAGGCGAGAGAATAAAGAACTCAGAAAAAATCCTCTTAAAACACATGATTTAAGTGAATTCGAGGGTGGCGAATAA
- a CDS encoding leucyl aminopeptidase, protein MTLQIKHTGEKPEGVRNLFLVNDTNVLKDFGFNNEALAFVKEKEEADEKLITITTYNITYHVLIIENEMLSDTAIEKIRKNGHTITSGMRKDKKEAICLYDSTGNKAAVLALAEGLALSSYQFDKYQTKKDKSFNDFTIWVASAVVNQVDLNELQLLCESVFLTRDLVNEPVSTLDVAALSKIIEQLGEKYGFSVEIFNKAKLESLKFGGLLGVNKGSIDPPAFHILEWKPDNANNTKPVVLVGKGVVFDTGGINLKTPPGSLDDMKSDMGGAASVTGTLMAVAANKLPVHVIGLIPATDNRPGGNAIVPGDVLTMHNGKTVEVLNTDAEGRLILADALSYSKKYDPELVIDLATLTGSAVMAIGQYATVGMGTAGDKVFEDITQAGFSVNERIVRFPFWEDYDDLIKSEVADIKNIGGREGGSITAGKFLSQFVDAPWIHLDIAGPAFVKSEDSYRGYGASGVGVRLLYEFLKNRS, encoded by the coding sequence ATGACACTTCAAATAAAACACACAGGAGAGAAACCAGAAGGTGTTCGCAACCTGTTTTTGGTTAATGATACTAACGTATTAAAAGATTTCGGTTTTAATAATGAGGCTTTGGCCTTTGTAAAAGAAAAAGAAGAAGCCGACGAAAAACTTATAACCATCACTACCTACAATATCACTTACCATGTTCTGATTATTGAGAATGAAATGTTAAGTGATACTGCTATTGAGAAAATCAGGAAGAATGGGCATACCATTACTTCAGGCATGCGTAAAGACAAAAAGGAAGCCATCTGCCTTTATGATTCAACCGGTAATAAGGCTGCTGTTCTGGCTCTTGCAGAAGGACTGGCTCTTTCTTCCTATCAGTTTGATAAATACCAAACAAAAAAAGATAAGAGTTTTAATGACTTTACCATTTGGGTAGCTTCAGCCGTAGTTAATCAAGTTGACTTAAACGAATTACAATTGCTTTGTGAAAGTGTTTTTTTAACACGCGACTTGGTTAATGAGCCTGTATCAACACTGGATGTGGCAGCTCTTTCAAAAATAATTGAGCAGCTTGGAGAAAAATATGGATTTTCGGTTGAGATTTTCAACAAAGCTAAATTAGAATCACTGAAATTTGGCGGGTTATTAGGAGTAAATAAAGGTAGTATTGATCCACCGGCATTTCATATTCTGGAATGGAAACCTGACAATGCTAACAATACAAAACCTGTTGTATTGGTTGGTAAAGGTGTTGTTTTTGACACAGGTGGAATCAACCTTAAAACACCTCCGGGAAGTTTGGATGATATGAAATCTGACATGGGAGGTGCGGCATCGGTAACCGGAACATTAATGGCTGTTGCAGCCAATAAATTACCGGTTCATGTTATTGGATTAATCCCTGCAACAGATAACCGTCCTGGTGGAAATGCAATTGTTCCGGGAGATGTTCTTACTATGCATAACGGAAAAACAGTTGAAGTATTAAACACAGATGCTGAAGGTCGATTGATTCTGGCTGATGCCTTAAGTTACTCGAAAAAATATGATCCCGAATTGGTTATTGACCTGGCTACTTTAACCGGAAGTGCAGTTATGGCAATTGGGCAGTATGCAACAGTTGGCATGGGAACAGCCGGCGATAAGGTATTCGAAGATATTACGCAAGCTGGTTTCAGTGTTAACGAAAGAATTGTACGCTTTCCTTTCTGGGAGGATTACGACGATTTGATCAAATCAGAGGTTGCCGACATCAAAAATATCGGTGGAAGAGAAGGTGGCTCCATCACAGCAGGTAAATTTCTTAGTCAGTTTGTTGATGCTCCATGGATACATCTGGATATTGCCGGACCAGCATTTGTAAAATCAGAAGACAGCTACAGAGGTTATGGGGCATCAGGAGTTGGAGTACGATTGCTATACGAATTCCTTAAGAACAGATCATAA
- the rseP gene encoding RIP metalloprotease RseP, whose translation MDIFIKAVQLILSLSILVILHEFGHFFFARLFKIRVEKFYLFFDPWFSLFKFKKGETEYGVGWLPLGGYVKISGMIDESMDKEAMSQPAQPWEFRSKPAWQRLLVMVGGVVVNFITALFIFWMILYKWGESYMPVETAKYGLYYHEIGHEIGLQDGDIVLKVDDFDVESSSDIARLILIEKGKNLTVKRGDEIISVTIPESYDQTFLRNEVKDFAGIRMPVVVGEVVKNSKAEEAGLLVGDSIVSINDKSTAFFNEFTDEMQNQKTKNIDLGIYRDGQPMTLKADVSENGTIGFAASGATGYAQIKMHKYGLWEAFPIGVKMGFDTLINYVKQMRLIFTKEGAKQVGGFGAMGKLFPANWSWLIFWSNTALISVILAFMNILPIPALDGGHVLFLLYEIVTGRKPGDKFMEYAQVTGMILLFGLLLFANGNDIFKLFSK comes from the coding sequence ATGGATATTTTTATAAAAGCCGTACAATTAATTTTAAGCCTTTCCATACTCGTTATTTTGCACGAGTTTGGCCATTTCTTTTTTGCCCGTTTATTCAAAATCAGAGTGGAGAAATTCTATTTATTTTTCGACCCATGGTTCTCGTTATTTAAATTCAAAAAAGGTGAAACTGAATATGGAGTAGGATGGCTGCCATTAGGTGGCTATGTTAAAATATCCGGTATGATCGATGAGTCGATGGATAAAGAAGCCATGTCTCAACCTGCCCAACCCTGGGAATTCAGATCAAAGCCAGCCTGGCAAAGACTATTGGTTATGGTTGGCGGAGTTGTAGTAAACTTCATCACAGCCTTATTCATCTTCTGGATGATTCTCTATAAATGGGGAGAGTCCTATATGCCTGTTGAAACAGCAAAATACGGTTTATACTACCACGAAATTGGTCATGAAATAGGTTTGCAGGATGGAGACATCGTATTGAAAGTTGACGACTTTGATGTTGAATCAAGCAGTGATATTGCAAGACTTATTCTTATTGAGAAAGGTAAAAACCTTACAGTTAAACGCGGAGATGAAATTATTTCAGTAACAATTCCTGAAAGTTACGACCAGACTTTCTTAAGAAATGAAGTAAAGGATTTTGCTGGCATACGAATGCCTGTTGTGGTTGGCGAGGTTGTTAAGAATTCGAAAGCAGAAGAAGCTGGTTTATTGGTTGGCGACAGTATAGTGAGCATTAACGATAAATCAACAGCTTTTTTCAATGAGTTTACTGATGAAATGCAAAATCAAAAAACGAAAAATATCGATTTAGGTATTTATCGTGATGGCCAGCCAATGACTCTTAAAGCAGATGTTTCAGAAAACGGAACCATCGGTTTTGCTGCTTCGGGAGCAACCGGTTATGCACAAATTAAAATGCATAAGTATGGCTTATGGGAAGCTTTTCCTATCGGTGTTAAGATGGGATTCGACACACTGATCAACTATGTAAAGCAAATGCGTCTTATTTTCACAAAAGAAGGCGCAAAGCAAGTAGGTGGTTTTGGTGCTATGGGAAAACTATTCCCTGCAAACTGGAGCTGGTTAATATTCTGGAGCAATACTGCTTTGATTTCAGTTATCCTTGCCTTTATGAATATACTACCTATTCCGGCTTTAGATGGTGGACATGTATTATTCTTGCTTTACGAGATTGTTACCGGTCGTAAACCCGGCGATAAATTTATGGAATATGCTCAGGTTACAGGTATGATTTTATTATTTGGATTACTTCTTTTTGCCAATGGAAATGATATCTTTAAATTGTTCTCAAAATAA
- the tatA gene encoding twin-arginine translocase TatA/TatE family subunit translates to MNLASIILWALPGGPEWILIILALLLLFGGRKIPELMKGLGQGMKEFKKARNEDGTDKESDKKDKIEDKSAE, encoded by the coding sequence ATGAATCTAGCTAGCATTATACTTTGGGCATTGCCTGGTGGACCAGAATGGATCTTAATTATTTTGGCTTTGTTGTTGTTATTCGGAGGTCGTAAAATTCCTGAGTTGATGAAAGGTCTTGGACAAGGTATGAAAGAATTTAAGAAGGCCCGCAACGAAGATGGTACTGACAAAGAATCAGACAAAAAAGACAAAATAGAAGATAAATCTGCCGAGTAA
- a CDS encoding transglycosylase SLT domain-containing protein, translating into MRIIVFLFILVFVQLISAQSSAEAVLPHYPDWMYQNRLEELDKKTSINLDYNSQVQAFIDVYTVKRRDHLANIIGLSEMYFPLFEEYLAKYELPMELKYLAIVESALDPRAKSKSGAMGLWQFLYHASRMFDLKVDTYVDERCDPVKSTEAACKYLRYLYHNLNDWQLALAAYNGGIGVVQNAIERSGGKTDFWELQPYLPAAVKSYVPAFIAVNYVMNNYNKHEVEANPPKMNFNEIDTVFVSKSLTFQQVSDASGASMEMLRWLNPSFIKDYIPANDLPTRIFLPKVNIVSFVKAEKNLENAGGPVVELIPVGDTNGREKVDHVVSKGEYFHKIAIDHYCRISDIMLWNNMKKRDLYVGQKLVIWQPKKEENYFFVVDEINNPEKLNWKESFLATE; encoded by the coding sequence ATGAGGATTATTGTTTTTTTGTTCATTTTAGTGTTTGTTCAACTTATTTCTGCACAAAGCAGTGCTGAAGCTGTTTTACCTCACTATCCCGATTGGATGTATCAAAACAGGCTGGAAGAACTGGATAAAAAAACCTCCATCAATCTGGACTACAATTCACAGGTGCAGGCTTTTATTGATGTCTATACCGTAAAAAGACGCGATCATCTGGCAAACATCATTGGCCTTTCTGAAATGTATTTTCCCTTATTTGAAGAATATCTGGCCAAATATGAATTGCCAATGGAATTAAAATACCTGGCTATTGTAGAATCAGCACTAGACCCCAGAGCAAAATCTAAGTCAGGAGCCATGGGACTTTGGCAATTTCTGTATCATGCCTCCCGAATGTTTGATTTGAAAGTTGACACCTATGTTGATGAACGATGCGACCCGGTAAAGAGCACTGAAGCAGCCTGCAAATATTTACGTTATCTTTATCACAATCTTAACGATTGGCAATTAGCCCTTGCTGCTTATAACGGAGGCATTGGAGTAGTGCAAAATGCTATCGAACGCTCAGGCGGTAAAACAGATTTCTGGGAGTTACAACCTTATCTTCCTGCCGCTGTAAAAAGTTATGTACCTGCCTTTATTGCTGTTAATTATGTGATGAACAACTACAATAAACATGAAGTTGAGGCCAATCCACCTAAAATGAATTTTAATGAAATTGACACTGTATTTGTTTCAAAATCATTAACCTTTCAGCAAGTAAGCGATGCTTCGGGCGCATCAATGGAAATGCTACGCTGGCTGAACCCGTCATTTATTAAAGATTATATACCGGCAAACGACTTGCCAACTCGAATTTTTCTTCCAAAAGTTAATATCGTCAGTTTTGTAAAAGCTGAGAAAAATCTTGAGAATGCAGGGGGACCGGTAGTAGAATTAATTCCAGTTGGAGATACCAACGGACGTGAGAAAGTTGATCATGTAGTTAGTAAAGGTGAATATTTCCATAAAATTGCCATCGATCATTATTGCCGTATCAGTGACATAATGCTCTGGAACAACATGAAAAAAAGGGATCTTTATGTTGGTCAAAAGCTGGTAATCTGGCAACCAAAAAAGGAAGAAAACTATTTTTTTGTGGTGGATGAAATAAACAATCCAGAGAAATTAAATTGGAAAGAAAGCTTTTTAGCCACAGAATAA
- a CDS encoding DUF4837 family protein yields the protein MNKYFRQYGLLLFISLLIFSCKDKKSNYKPNVAGKAGELLIVMDDKIKQSEAGKDLQRAVLETYLGLPQDEPHFDMLITPHRGFSSNLRTFRNLIVTEISANIKNDTVMYFRDYWARPQSMVRISAKDTTSLGQLLERHTLRMLSFFNKAERERSISYFKATPNSQIIEEIKTEWNINLSIPANFKNRNTQGHFTWLGEDAQWGTQGFLVYEFPYIGEGTFSKEYLLNKRDSVLQKNVPGPSDGSYMTTEHNFPVIYKTAEINDIPVVEIRGLWKVMGDMMGGPFILHAHHDLKNNRVVVTEGFVYCPEKSEKRDKIRQLEALMYTFNFIQ from the coding sequence ATGAATAAGTACTTCAGACAATACGGATTACTATTATTTATTAGTTTACTTATTTTTTCATGCAAGGATAAAAAAAGTAATTATAAACCCAATGTAGCTGGTAAGGCCGGAGAACTTCTCATTGTGATGGATGATAAGATAAAACAATCTGAAGCCGGAAAAGACTTGCAAAGAGCCGTACTCGAAACATATTTAGGACTACCTCAGGACGAACCTCACTTTGACATGCTCATTACTCCGCACAGAGGATTTTCATCGAACCTAAGAACGTTCAGAAACCTTATAGTTACAGAGATATCAGCTAATATAAAGAATGATACAGTTATGTATTTTCGTGATTATTGGGCTCGTCCACAGTCAATGGTTCGTATTTCGGCTAAAGATACCACTAGCCTGGGGCAATTATTAGAACGACATACCTTGCGCATGTTGAGTTTCTTCAATAAAGCAGAAAGAGAGCGTAGCATTAGTTATTTTAAGGCTACTCCTAACTCACAAATCATTGAAGAAATAAAAACCGAATGGAATATCAACCTTAGTATTCCTGCCAATTTCAAAAACAGAAATACCCAAGGACACTTTACATGGCTGGGTGAAGATGCTCAATGGGGCACTCAAGGTTTTCTGGTTTACGAATTTCCTTACATAGGTGAAGGTACATTCTCTAAAGAATATTTATTGAATAAGCGTGATTCAGTGTTGCAAAAGAATGTACCGGGTCCAAGTGATGGTTCATATATGACTACAGAACACAACTTCCCTGTAATTTATAAAACAGCAGAAATCAACGATATTCCTGTAGTTGAAATAAGAGGTTTATGGAAAGTTATGGGTGACATGATGGGAGGCCCATTTATTTTGCATGCTCATCATGATTTAAAAAACAACCGCGTGGTAGTTACTGAAGGTTTTGTTTATTGCCCTGAGAAATCTGAAAAAAGGGATAAAATCAGACAGCTCGAAGCCTTGATGTACACTTTTAACTTTATACAATAA